The Desulfovibrio sp. genome includes a region encoding these proteins:
- a CDS encoding HlyD family efflux transporter periplasmic adaptor subunit, with translation MSTPTPVSPQSLIPSSRRKFLLSAAAASFVVLAFVYGAYWFVSARYDVSTDDAYVSGNVIQVTPQITGTVVAVRADDTDYVQAGQPLVSIDDVDTRLALDQAKATFSQTLREVRALYSNEGALVASVSLQETNLSRLQEDLARRQKLAGTGAVSAEELKHARDAVQTANDQLNNVRKQLEGNRVLVDNTTLADHPRVKMAAARLREAYLAWRRTQVPAPVSGQVARRSVQVGQRTAPGTPLMAVVPLEQLWVDANFKEGQLSAMRIGQPATLIADLYGSSVTYHGKVVGLSAGTGSAFSLLPAQNATGNWIKVVQRLPVRIALDPAELKAHPLRIGLSMVVEVTVKDESGPQLSTGKQADTVAETAVFGDMDRDVDHLISELSVQNSGLAQ, from the coding sequence ATGAGTACTCCTACTCCCGTCTCTCCCCAATCGTTGATTCCATCGTCCAGACGCAAATTTCTGCTGAGCGCGGCCGCTGCCAGCTTTGTCGTCTTGGCTTTTGTTTACGGTGCCTATTGGTTCGTTTCGGCTCGCTATGATGTCTCCACCGACGATGCGTATGTGTCGGGCAACGTGATTCAGGTCACGCCGCAGATCACTGGCACAGTGGTTGCCGTGCGTGCCGATGATACCGACTATGTTCAGGCCGGGCAGCCACTTGTCAGCATTGACGATGTTGATACCCGTCTGGCGTTGGATCAGGCCAAGGCTACTTTCTCGCAGACCCTGCGTGAGGTGCGCGCCCTTTATAGCAACGAGGGTGCTTTGGTTGCATCCGTCTCATTACAGGAAACCAATTTGTCCCGTCTGCAAGAGGATTTGGCCCGCCGCCAGAAACTGGCCGGTACCGGTGCTGTTTCGGCGGAAGAACTGAAGCATGCCCGCGATGCCGTACAAACTGCCAATGATCAGTTGAATAACGTTCGCAAGCAATTGGAGGGCAATCGAGTGCTGGTGGACAACACCACACTGGCTGACCACCCGCGCGTCAAGATGGCTGCCGCCCGCCTGCGGGAGGCCTATCTGGCCTGGCGCAGAACGCAGGTTCCCGCCCCGGTTTCGGGGCAGGTGGCTCGGCGTTCTGTGCAGGTGGGGCAGCGCACTGCCCCTGGCACGCCCCTGATGGCGGTGGTGCCGCTGGAGCAACTGTGGGTGGACGCAAATTTTAAAGAAGGCCAGCTGAGCGCCATGCGCATTGGCCAGCCAGCCACCCTGATCGCCGATCTTTACGGCTCCTCGGTGACGTATCACGGCAAGGTGGTGGGATTGTCAGCTGGTACTGGCTCGGCTTTTTCGCTGCTGCCCGCGCAGAACGCCACCGGCAACTGGATCAAGGTAGTTCAGCGTCTGCCTGTTCGTATTGCGCTTGATCCTGCCGAACTGAAGGCACATCCCCTGCGCATCGGCCTGTCGATGGTGGTTGAGGTTACGGTCAAGGACGAAAGCGGCCCGCAGCTGTCAACCGGCAAGCAGGCCGATACTGTGGCCGAAACAGCTGTTTTTGGGGATATGGACCGGGATGTTGACCACCTGATCTCCGAGTTGTCTGTTCAAAACAGCGGGCTGGCTCAGTAG
- a CDS encoding ABC transporter ATP-binding protein, whose translation MLEIRDLHVSVKGTPVLKGIDLHISPGETFILFGPNGSGKTTLLMTLMGFAGYEVTQGQIIYKGTDITHAPMYERARLGIGMSFQRPPTIHGLPTGKLVELCGRGRKMDIEDMARKVHFDHFLKRDVNAGFSGGEIKRSELLQLMAQKPDLLLFDEPESGVDLENMALVGKTVRYLLDGTPDRCCATLRQREKVRSTSGLIITHTGHILEYVNAHRGQVMYQGKLCCEARPREILDHIATHGYQECLRCLTGDMLGKIAEAPLK comes from the coding sequence ATGCTTGAAATCCGTGACCTGCATGTTTCGGTCAAGGGCACGCCCGTGCTTAAGGGCATTGATCTGCACATTAGCCCTGGCGAAACATTCATTCTTTTTGGCCCCAACGGCTCCGGCAAAACCACCCTGCTCATGACCCTCATGGGCTTTGCGGGGTATGAGGTCACGCAGGGCCAGATCATCTACAAGGGCACAGACATCACCCACGCGCCCATGTACGAACGTGCGCGCCTCGGCATCGGCATGTCGTTTCAGCGGCCCCCCACCATCCACGGCCTGCCCACGGGCAAGCTGGTGGAACTGTGCGGGCGCGGGCGCAAGATGGATATTGAGGACATGGCCCGCAAGGTGCATTTTGACCACTTTCTCAAGCGTGATGTGAACGCGGGCTTTTCCGGCGGCGAAATCAAGCGCTCCGAACTGCTGCAACTCATGGCCCAGAAGCCCGACCTGCTGCTCTTTGACGAGCCGGAATCCGGCGTTGACCTTGAGAATATGGCGCTTGTGGGTAAAACAGTGCGCTACCTGCTTGACGGCACGCCCGACCGATGTTGCGCCACGCTGCGGCAGCGCGAGAAGGTGCGCTCCACCAGCGGTCTTATCATCACCCACACCGGTCATATTCTTGAATACGTCAATGCCCACCGGGGGCAGGTCATGTATCAGGGCAAGCTGTGCTGCGAGGCGCGGCCCCGCGAAATTCTGGATCACATCGCTACCCACGGCTATCAGGAATGTCTGCGCTGCCTCACCGGCGACATGCTTGGCAAAATTGCGGAGGCGCCCCTTAAATGA
- the amrB gene encoding AmmeMemoRadiSam system protein B — protein sequence MPEREPVAAGRFYPASPVELQKEIRSYLTDGKALSANAPIDAKRKASASLRGLMLPHAGYVYCGTVLGAALMSPWNKTTAGASLPERLMMLCPNHTGRGAPLGVWPDGTWRTPLGSVDVDAELAASLCGKDGFAPDLHSHLGEHSIEVLLPFLQCVPPQGTPGATRRITPVCVGTMQHKILQDAGLALAEVIRQYENKGERIGIIVSSDMNHYEDQETTMRKDAFALSQALACDPEGLLSMVQREKITMCGAAPMALALFAARALGEPWAELCLYDTSATASGDTRKVVGYAALRFGLA from the coding sequence ATGCCCGAACGTGAACCAGTCGCAGCCGGGCGTTTCTATCCTGCTTCGCCCGTTGAGCTGCAAAAGGAAATCAGGTCATACCTCACAGATGGTAAGGCCCTGTCGGCCAATGCGCCCATTGACGCCAAGCGCAAGGCCTCTGCAAGCCTGCGTGGCCTTATGCTTCCCCATGCTGGCTACGTTTACTGCGGCACGGTGCTTGGGGCCGCTCTCATGAGCCCCTGGAACAAAACCACAGCCGGAGCCAGCCTACCGGAACGGCTCATGATGCTCTGCCCCAACCACACGGGCAGAGGCGCACCCCTTGGCGTGTGGCCGGACGGCACGTGGCGCACCCCGCTAGGCAGCGTTGACGTGGATGCGGAACTGGCCGCCAGCCTGTGCGGCAAGGACGGTTTTGCGCCGGACCTGCATTCGCACCTTGGCGAGCATTCCATAGAAGTCCTGCTGCCTTTTCTGCAATGCGTACCACCGCAGGGGACGCCCGGCGCGACCCGCCGCATTACCCCTGTATGCGTGGGCACCATGCAGCACAAAATCTTGCAGGATGCTGGGCTTGCGCTGGCAGAGGTCATCCGCCAGTACGAGAACAAGGGAGAGCGGATCGGCATTATCGTCAGCTCCGACATGAACCATTACGAAGATCAGGAAACCACCATGCGCAAGGATGCCTTCGCCCTTTCGCAGGCCTTGGCCTGCGACCCGGAAGGTCTGCTCAGCATGGTGCAGCGTGAAAAAATCACCATGTGCGGGGCGGCCCCCATGGCCCTGGCCCTGTTTGCCGCCCGCGCTCTGGGCGAACCTTGGGCGGAACTGTGCCTGTACGACACATCGGCCACGGCCTCGGGCGATACCCGCAAGGTGGTGGGCTATGCCGCTCTGCGCTTTGGCCTAGCCTGA
- a CDS encoding universal stress protein, with amino-acid sequence MVSEAKRLNCDAIVLGHRHCTFWMRLLEQSTCEVLLDAATCPLMITT; translated from the coding sequence ATCGTATCCGAAGCGAAGAGATTGAACTGTGACGCAATAGTCTTGGGCCATCGCCATTGTACTTTCTGGATGAGGCTTCTGGAGCAATCCACTTGCGAAGTTTTGCTTGACGCGGCAACTTGTCCATTAATGATTACAACGTAA
- a CDS encoding DHA2 family efflux MFS transporter permease subunit: MISHPPLSGNRLVLATLALSLATFMNVLDTTIANVALTTIAGDLGVSASQGTWVITSFGVANAISVPLTGWLFMRFGQLRLFLASVLLFVLTSFLCGIASNLGMLLAFRALQGLVAGPMIPLSQALLLQCYPKSKAGMAIALWAMTTVIAPVMGPMLGGWLTDNVSWPWIFYINVPVGFVSAWLTWVTLKGRESEIRRLPIDKIGLALLIIWVGAVQILLDKGKDEDWFSSNFIVGLAVIAFVGFAFFLIWELTEKHPIVDLSLFKSRNFTTGTLAITVGYAVFFGNLVLIPMWLQRTMGYTATWAGLVTAPVGILALILSPLVGKTIHKVDPRLYASVAFMVFAACGFWRSTFSPDVSPWSIAGTHVLQGLAMATFFIPLTTVILSGLEPNRIPAASGLYNFTRIMAGSFAASLYGTLWEDGAIRHHAYLAESITPYSQQTSQFVEHAASLHLAPQQVYGMLDRVLEQQSFIMSATDLFWLSGAMFIGLLGLVWLSRPVRQGATAPTDAGGAH, encoded by the coding sequence ATGATCTCCCACCCCCCGTTATCGGGTAATCGACTCGTTCTGGCGACTTTGGCCCTGTCACTGGCCACATTTATGAATGTTTTGGACACTACTATCGCCAATGTTGCCCTGACCACCATCGCTGGCGACCTTGGGGTGAGCGCAAGTCAGGGAACCTGGGTAATTACCTCGTTTGGTGTCGCCAATGCCATTTCAGTGCCGTTAACCGGTTGGTTATTTATGAGGTTCGGGCAGTTACGGCTATTTCTGGCCTCTGTCCTTCTGTTTGTACTGACGTCATTCCTGTGCGGTATTGCGTCTAATCTTGGCATGCTTCTGGCGTTTCGCGCTCTGCAAGGGTTGGTTGCAGGGCCGATGATCCCACTGTCGCAGGCGCTGCTGCTGCAATGCTACCCCAAGTCCAAGGCTGGCATGGCCATCGCCCTTTGGGCCATGACCACGGTCATCGCTCCGGTGATGGGGCCGATGCTGGGGGGCTGGTTGACCGATAATGTTTCCTGGCCGTGGATTTTTTATATCAATGTTCCTGTGGGCTTCGTTTCAGCCTGGTTGACCTGGGTTACGCTGAAAGGGCGAGAAAGCGAAATACGCAGGCTGCCCATTGATAAAATCGGGTTAGCCCTGCTTATTATCTGGGTAGGCGCTGTGCAGATACTGCTGGACAAAGGCAAGGACGAGGATTGGTTCAGTTCCAACTTTATTGTGGGATTGGCTGTGATAGCCTTTGTGGGCTTCGCTTTCTTTCTGATTTGGGAACTGACCGAAAAACACCCCATTGTTGATCTGTCTCTATTTAAAAGCCGCAATTTTACCACGGGCACTCTTGCCATTACCGTCGGCTACGCCGTGTTCTTTGGCAATCTGGTCTTGATTCCCATGTGGCTACAGAGAACAATGGGCTACACCGCAACGTGGGCGGGATTGGTAACAGCACCTGTGGGCATTCTTGCGTTGATTCTGTCGCCTCTTGTCGGCAAAACTATCCATAAGGTCGACCCCAGATTGTACGCTTCTGTCGCCTTTATGGTTTTCGCCGCTTGTGGCTTCTGGCGTTCGACCTTCAGTCCAGACGTTTCACCTTGGAGCATAGCAGGCACGCATGTGCTTCAAGGCCTGGCTATGGCGACCTTCTTTATCCCTCTCACCACGGTGATATTGTCGGGGCTTGAGCCAAATCGCATCCCGGCAGCTTCTGGCCTCTATAACTTCACCCGTATTATGGCTGGCTCATTCGCGGCTTCGCTCTATGGTACTTTGTGGGAAGATGGCGCCATCCGCCATCACGCCTATCTGGCCGAGAGCATTACCCCATATTCGCAACAAACCTCACAGTTTGTCGAACACGCTGCCTCACTACATTTGGCACCGCAGCAGGTCTACGGCATGCTGGACAGAGTGCTGGAGCAGCAGAGCTTCATCATGTCGGCAACTGACCTGTTTTGGTTGTCGGGCGCAATGTTCATCGGCTTATTAGGACTGGTTTGGTTGTCAAGACCGGTCCGGCAGGGGGCCACGGCTCCCACCGATGCGGGCGGCGCTCATTGA
- a CDS encoding efflux transporter outer membrane subunit, with product MRVTFLQVTPLLVVLLSGCANWSGIKPQAKAIDPSTLAIEQSIRDAGKGQPWPAEDWWVGFHDQQLNKLVGEALQGSPALRLAQARLRKAEAIAGISRSLLFPQMGAKTSVSDERFTNNGLYPAPLAGEIKTRNNAELVGSYTLDLWGGNEAAYRQALGNAKAAEVDTQAARLELTSAIAKTYVALAGEYDQLDIDHDLLRQKTEIQQLAARLNSAGIGNDIENRQAKAAIASTKAEISASQERIALMKQTLAVLTGASPDRGESIARPSLRLSAPVGLPSEMPAELIGRRPDVVALRWRIEAAGYSIDAAKAQFYPNINLTAFLGFESIGLDKFFRGSSRIYGAGPAITLPIFDAGRLRSNLGQVTAEQDIQVEQYNATVLAALQDVVGQLTSWKGNQTALAEQRVAVQHLSEAYRLAMLRYREGLSNYLTVLSAEGELIDQKRREAISHNRQYTIVVALTHALGGGVVPQQTVTNP from the coding sequence ATGCGCGTCACCTTTCTGCAAGTCACACCGCTTCTTGTCGTTTTGTTATCTGGTTGTGCCAATTGGAGCGGCATCAAGCCGCAAGCCAAGGCCATAGATCCGTCCACTCTGGCCATCGAGCAGAGCATTCGCGATGCTGGCAAGGGGCAGCCGTGGCCTGCTGAGGACTGGTGGGTTGGTTTTCATGATCAACAACTGAACAAACTGGTGGGCGAGGCCTTGCAGGGCAGCCCGGCCTTGCGTTTGGCACAGGCCCGACTGCGCAAGGCCGAAGCCATTGCCGGCATCAGCCGTTCGCTGCTTTTTCCGCAGATGGGTGCCAAAACTTCGGTCTCAGACGAACGCTTCACCAACAACGGGCTTTATCCGGCTCCTTTGGCTGGAGAAATCAAAACCAGAAACAATGCCGAACTGGTCGGTTCCTATACCCTTGACCTGTGGGGCGGTAACGAGGCCGCCTATCGACAGGCGCTGGGCAATGCCAAAGCCGCAGAGGTGGACACCCAGGCCGCCCGGCTGGAGCTGACCAGCGCCATTGCCAAGACCTATGTGGCCCTGGCTGGCGAGTATGATCAGCTGGACATTGACCACGATCTGTTGCGCCAGAAGACTGAAATCCAGCAGCTGGCAGCCAGACTGAATTCAGCCGGAATCGGCAATGACATCGAAAACCGTCAGGCAAAGGCCGCCATCGCCTCAACCAAGGCTGAAATTTCCGCCAGTCAAGAGCGCATTGCCCTGATGAAGCAGACTCTGGCAGTGTTAACCGGCGCTTCGCCTGACCGGGGCGAAAGCATCGCTCGCCCGTCCCTGCGTTTGTCGGCTCCTGTCGGTTTGCCCAGTGAAATGCCTGCCGAGCTTATCGGACGACGGCCTGACGTCGTGGCCCTACGGTGGCGGATCGAGGCGGCGGGGTACAGTATCGACGCCGCCAAGGCGCAATTTTATCCCAATATCAACCTGACCGCCTTCTTGGGTTTTGAGTCCATAGGCCTCGACAAATTTTTCAGGGGTTCCAGCCGCATTTATGGTGCTGGGCCAGCGATCACTTTGCCGATCTTTGATGCCGGTCGTCTGCGCAGTAATCTGGGGCAGGTCACTGCCGAGCAGGACATTCAGGTGGAGCAGTATAATGCCACTGTGCTGGCCGCCCTACAGGATGTGGTGGGGCAGCTGACTTCGTGGAAGGGCAACCAGACGGCCCTGGCTGAACAACGAGTGGCCGTCCAGCATCTCAGCGAGGCTTATCGTCTGGCGATGTTGCGCTATCGCGAAGGTCTCAGCAATTATCTCACCGTGCTTTCGGCCGAGGGCGAACTGATCGACCAGAAGCGCAGGGAAGCGATTTCGCACAATCGTCAGTACACCATCGTCGTTGCCTTGACTCATGCTCTTGGCGGCGGCGTGGTGCCGCAGCAGACCGTCACCAATCCATAA
- a CDS encoding SufD family Fe-S cluster assembly protein codes for MSSVNLSRFQFSGGENAAPIENLAALPREDQERLVLAGIDVNDSTASGAFMQLNHAGVHCETRHEGLDLMDIRTALKKFDGLPQYFWKLLNPEKDEFTRMAQEHCNGGYFVRARKGVKIAQPVQSCMFIKGHGAGQSIHNIVIVEEGAELHILGGCATAHDANDAAHLGVTEYYVEKGGKLTFTMIHNWGSSTTVRPRSAGIVEAGGEFQNNYILLKPVGDLQMYPTMTLAGSGAVARFNSVVVAPTGSHVDCGNRIDLAAPDTRGEIISRVVTTGGTVINRGFIGASAAPAKGHLECKGLILGGGRMHAIPELDSNQDGVELSHEAAVGKIAQEEIEYLMARGLDEDEAAATIVRGFLNVDIMGLPAPLKKAMDEQISLLEAGNAM; via the coding sequence ATGAGTTCTGTCAATCTTTCCCGCTTTCAGTTCAGCGGCGGCGAAAACGCCGCGCCCATTGAAAACCTCGCAGCCCTGCCCCGCGAGGATCAGGAACGTCTGGTGCTGGCTGGCATCGATGTGAACGACAGCACCGCAAGCGGTGCGTTCATGCAGCTCAACCACGCTGGCGTGCACTGCGAGACGCGCCATGAAGGCCTCGACCTCATGGATATCCGCACAGCGCTGAAAAAGTTCGACGGCCTGCCCCAGTATTTCTGGAAGCTGCTGAATCCTGAAAAGGACGAGTTCACGCGCATGGCGCAGGAGCACTGCAACGGCGGCTACTTTGTGCGGGCGCGCAAGGGCGTTAAAATTGCCCAGCCAGTGCAGTCCTGCATGTTCATCAAGGGGCACGGCGCGGGCCAGAGCATCCACAATATCGTGATTGTTGAAGAAGGCGCGGAGCTGCACATTCTTGGCGGCTGCGCCACTGCGCACGATGCCAACGATGCCGCCCATCTGGGCGTGACCGAATATTATGTGGAAAAAGGCGGCAAGCTGACCTTTACCATGATCCACAACTGGGGCAGCAGCACAACTGTGCGCCCCCGTTCCGCCGGGATTGTGGAAGCCGGGGGCGAGTTCCAGAACAACTATATTCTGCTCAAGCCCGTGGGCGACCTGCAAATGTACCCCACCATGACCCTGGCTGGATCCGGAGCCGTGGCCCGCTTCAATTCCGTTGTGGTGGCCCCCACCGGCTCCCATGTGGACTGCGGCAACCGCATTGACCTTGCGGCCCCCGATACGCGCGGCGAGATCATCTCGCGCGTTGTCACCACGGGCGGCACGGTCATCAACCGCGGCTTTATCGGCGCTTCCGCCGCACCCGCCAAGGGGCACCTTGAATGCAAGGGGCTGATTCTTGGCGGTGGGCGCATGCACGCCATCCCCGAGCTGGACAGCAACCAGGACGGCGTGGAGCTTTCGCACGAGGCAGCGGTGGGCAAGATCGCGCAGGAGGAAATTGAATACCTCATGGCGCGCGGTCTGGACGAAGACGAAGCCGCCGCCACCATTGTGCGGGGCTTTTTGAACGTGGACATCATGGGCCTGCCCGCCCCGCTGAAAAAGGCCATGGACGAGCAGATTTCCTTGCTGGAAGCGGGCAACGCCATGTAG